In the Pseudoliparis swirei isolate HS2019 ecotype Mariana Trench chromosome 19, NWPU_hadal_v1, whole genome shotgun sequence genome, one interval contains:
- the LOC130209193 gene encoding uncharacterized protein LOC130209193: protein MAHNFEEMQKLIDWIKNMDIGDKTDRYNDVMSQLPQDEVGDAVYSDRGWPTFCDYVKNTQPEKDKQYATAMVHWKDGTNSFLFLVYPQEKLHCEEILIKKLDKILRKKKEIAQHIYIFSLNSPCLGRCMCKLLHKGYEWYTRYKVRLCVAYTKFWGLRGPDDFNYLNYSDISDFISVFFSYYEKCNADCFTLDQELLKGIKKINVFKSLKSDINEKDRHTVCKQISEAKKQLVMQSIHSPYRMRGKHLECGKEIINELKFPPAVHKKVSKMLQEVWDKMVEDSLVILVRRSIAGQFNKKTVHLFQNKLNEILGNNCPFTLRHITH, encoded by the coding sequence ATGGCACACAACTTTGAGGAAATGCAGAAACTAATAGATTGGATAAAAAATATGGACATTGGAGACAAAACAGACCGGTATAACGATGTAATGTCACAGCTTCCACAGGATGAGGTTGGTGATGCTGTGTATTCTGATAGAGGATGGCCAACATTTTGCGACTATGTAAAGAACACACAACCTGAAAAGGACAAACAATATGCCACAGCCATGGTCCACTGGAAAGACGGTAccaattcttttttatttctagTTTATCCCCAAGAAAAATTACACTGCGAAGAAATTCTAATTAAAAAATTGGATAAGATTCTgcgcaaaaagaaagaaatagcacaacatatttatatattttcacttAACTCGCCATGCTTGGGAAGGTGTATGTGTAAGCTTTTACACAAAGGCTATGAATGGTACACACGTTATAAAGTTCGTTTATGCGTGGCATACACAAAGTTTTGGGGCTTAAGAGGCCCCGATGATTTTAACTATCTAAATTATTCTGATATATCAGATTTCATCAGTGTTTTTTTCTCGTATTATGAGAAATGCAATGCCGACTGTTTCACATTAGATCAGGAGCTTTTAAaaggcattaaaaaaataaatgtcttcaAATCGTTAAAATCAGACATTAACGAAAAGGATAGACACACGGTATGCAAGCAGATTAGTGAAGCAAAGAAACAACTTGTGATGCAGTCAATACATTCACCTTATCGCATGCGTGGCAAGCATTTGGAATGTGGAAaggaaataataaatgaattaaaattTCCGCCAGCAGTACACAAAAAAGTTTCCAAAATGTTACAGGAGGTGTGGGATAAAATGGTTGAAGACTCTTTAGTGATACTTGTGAGAAGAAGCATTGCTGGACAATTTAACAAAAAAACAGTTCATCTCTTTcagaataaattaaatgaaattctGGGGAACAACTGTCCCTTCACGCTGCGACATATTACTCATTAA